A window of the Mucilaginibacter sp. cycad4 genome harbors these coding sequences:
- a CDS encoding TonB-dependent receptor, translated as MRKLFTLLLLIIAFSARSQTTGDFSGTVTDSKGQPVAGATVYLLNTNYQTSADRSGKFILKNITAGKYTLHISAIGYAAKNIPVNMIGTSRPVTIQLNDASNQLDEVTVSAQKTEEQAQRVPFSISTLSAKQIQDYRLWDLKDLTAIVPNLNSGAPGDGRTVTGIRGIVTTSYDPAVATYVDGVNQYGLDTYIPQLLDVDRIEVLRGPQGTLYGRNATGGVINVITKQPSNTLSGFAGVDVGNYNQQRYTLGIKAPLVKDKLYLGVAGIYSGFNGFYTNAFNNTHFDKQHYFLGNYYLKFLATSKLAFTLNVKNYNNRNNGAFTLAGSPDDALSHPFEVNQNATTKMVDNTFQSSLTANYSGNDFNFTSQTSYQVNNRYYTTPIDGDFSPIDAVSIVNNYGGKWNKVKTTIQEFRFTSPASSASKLKWAAGTYGFYHYAPNRQGTYFGDDAAAVGSPMTDFTSINTNTDRNYGIAVYGQATYAVNEQFDITAGLRYDYEHKKENVMGEFLPNGGESVVTRSDTSSTAHYKAFTPKVSLAYHVSAHNNLFATYSRGFRAGGITELGSDPSSPPLYSFKPEYSNNYEIGSKNDFLDNRLRVNVTAFYTRVTDAQVPTLILPDAITVTKNAGKLSSKGIEAEINATPIKGLEFDYNFGYTHARYTTLVVGSNGEEVNLKGNKQIYTPNITSMLALQYGYDLGGPLKTKLIARGEWRYLGDQYFDLANQIEQKGYNKFNARVGVSTKRFGLFFWESNIANKKYIDYAYDFGATHLGNPRTYGVSLNTTF; from the coding sequence ATGCGTAAATTATTTACTCTATTACTCCTTATTATTGCATTTTCGGCCCGGAGCCAAACCACGGGCGATTTTTCGGGCACTGTTACCGATAGCAAGGGCCAGCCTGTTGCGGGCGCTACAGTGTACCTGCTCAATACCAACTACCAAACCAGTGCCGACAGGAGCGGGAAGTTTATTTTAAAAAATATAACTGCCGGGAAATATACCCTGCACATCAGCGCTATTGGCTATGCGGCTAAAAACATACCGGTAAATATGATCGGTACCAGCCGCCCGGTAACAATTCAGTTGAATGATGCCAGCAACCAGTTGGATGAGGTTACGGTATCAGCGCAAAAAACCGAAGAACAGGCACAACGCGTGCCATTCAGCATTTCAACGCTCTCGGCCAAACAAATCCAGGATTACAGGCTTTGGGACCTGAAAGACCTTACCGCCATTGTGCCTAACTTAAATTCAGGAGCCCCCGGCGATGGGCGTACCGTTACCGGCATCCGCGGTATTGTCACCACATCATATGACCCTGCCGTTGCAACCTATGTCGATGGCGTAAACCAATACGGCCTGGACACTTATATCCCTCAACTGCTGGATGTGGATAGGATAGAAGTGCTTCGCGGCCCGCAGGGAACGCTTTATGGCCGTAATGCTACAGGCGGCGTTATCAATGTGATCACTAAACAGCCATCAAATACCCTGAGCGGTTTTGCCGGTGTTGATGTAGGTAATTATAACCAGCAACGTTATACCCTGGGTATCAAAGCCCCTCTGGTAAAAGATAAATTGTATTTAGGCGTAGCCGGAATCTATTCGGGCTTTAATGGTTTTTACACCAATGCCTTTAACAATACCCACTTTGATAAGCAGCACTATTTTTTGGGTAACTATTACCTGAAGTTTTTGGCTACTTCAAAGCTTGCTTTCACCCTAAATGTAAAAAACTACAACAACCGCAACAACGGCGCGTTCACTTTAGCCGGTTCGCCTGACGATGCTTTAAGTCATCCTTTTGAGGTTAACCAGAATGCTACCACCAAAATGGTTGATAATACTTTTCAATCGTCATTAACCGCCAATTACAGCGGCAATGATTTTAATTTTACCTCTCAAACATCTTACCAGGTAAACAATCGTTACTATACCACACCTATTGATGGCGACTTTTCGCCTATTGACGCCGTATCTATCGTAAACAATTATGGCGGCAAATGGAATAAAGTAAAGACCACTATCCAGGAGTTCCGCTTTACCTCGCCGGCTTCATCTGCCTCAAAACTGAAATGGGCAGCCGGTACTTATGGGTTTTATCACTATGCGCCAAACAGGCAGGGCACTTATTTTGGAGATGACGCAGCCGCTGTTGGTTCGCCGATGACTGATTTTACCAGTATCAATACCAATACCGACCGGAACTATGGCATCGCTGTTTACGGACAGGCTACTTATGCCGTGAATGAGCAGTTTGATATTACTGCTGGTTTGCGTTATGATTACGAGCATAAAAAGGAAAACGTAATGGGCGAATTTTTACCAAACGGCGGCGAGTCGGTGGTTACCCGTTCGGATACTTCGTCAACGGCACATTACAAAGCCTTTACGCCTAAAGTGAGCCTGGCTTACCATGTATCGGCACACAATAACCTGTTTGCTACTTACAGTCGCGGTTTCCGCGCGGGCGGCATTACCGAACTGGGTTCTGATCCTTCATCTCCGCCGCTTTATTCTTTCAAACCAGAGTACAGCAACAACTATGAGATTGGTTCAAAAAACGACTTTTTAGATAATCGCCTCCGTGTAAATGTAACCGCGTTTTATACCCGCGTTACTGACGCCCAGGTGCCTACCCTGATATTGCCCGATGCTATCACCGTTACCAAAAATGCGGGCAAGCTAAGCAGCAAAGGTATTGAGGCCGAAATTAACGCTACCCCAATTAAAGGCCTGGAGTTTGATTATAATTTTGGTTATACCCACGCCCGTTATACCACTTTAGTAGTTGGCAGCAATGGTGAAGAAGTGAATTTAAAAGGGAACAAGCAAATTTATACACCTAACATCACCAGTATGCTGGCCCTGCAATATGGCTATGACCTGGGCGGTCCGCTTAAAACAAAGCTGATTGCCCGCGGGGAGTGGCGCTACCTTGGCGATCAATATTTCGACCTGGCTAACCAGATTGAGCAAAAAGGTTATAATAAGTTTAATGCAAGGGTAGGTGTAAGCACTAAAAGGTTCGGCTTGTTTTTCTGGGAAAGCAATATCGCCAACAAAAAATATATTGATTATGCCTATGATTTCGGCGCAACACACTTAGGCAACCCACGGACTTACGGGGTATCGTTGAATACTACTTTTTAA
- the ahcY gene encoding adenosylhomocysteinase — MSSVETAFVKYKVKDLSLAEWGRKEIELAEAEMPGLMALRKEYGPSQPLKGARIAGCLHMTIQTAVLIETLIALGAEVTWSSCNIFSTQDHAAAAIAAAGISVYAWKGMNAEEFDWCIEQTLFFGEDRQPLNMILDDGGDLTNMVLDKYPELVAAIKGLSEETTTGVHRLYERVKAGTLPMPAINVNDSVTKSKFDNKYGCRESLVDAIRRATDVMMAGKVAVVCGYGDVGKGSADSLRNSGVRVIVTEIDPICALQAAMEGFEVKKLSTAITEADIVVTATGNKNIVREQHFRALKDKAIVCNIGHFDNEIDMAWLNGTYGNTKVEIKPQVDKYTIEGKDVIVLAEGRLVNLGCATGHPSFVMSNSFTNQTLAQLELWTNGAAYENKVYTLPKHLDEKVARLHLAKIGVELEVLDQDQAEYIGVTVEGPFKPEYYRY, encoded by the coding sequence ATGTCATCAGTAGAAACTGCATTCGTTAAATACAAAGTAAAAGATCTGTCGCTGGCAGAGTGGGGCCGGAAGGAAATTGAACTGGCTGAGGCTGAGATGCCTGGCCTAATGGCTTTACGTAAAGAGTACGGCCCGAGCCAGCCGCTTAAAGGCGCAAGGATTGCCGGTTGTTTGCACATGACCATCCAAACCGCTGTTTTAATTGAAACCCTGATTGCGCTTGGTGCCGAAGTTACCTGGTCGTCATGTAATATATTCTCAACCCAGGATCATGCTGCCGCCGCTATTGCCGCCGCCGGTATTTCTGTTTATGCCTGGAAAGGCATGAATGCCGAAGAGTTTGACTGGTGCATTGAACAAACTTTATTTTTTGGCGAAGACCGCCAGCCGCTTAACATGATCCTTGATGATGGCGGTGATTTAACCAACATGGTATTGGATAAATACCCTGAGCTGGTTGCTGCAATCAAAGGTTTATCAGAAGAAACTACTACCGGTGTACACCGCTTATATGAGCGCGTGAAAGCAGGAACCCTGCCAATGCCTGCTATTAACGTTAACGATTCGGTTACCAAATCAAAATTTGATAACAAATATGGCTGCCGCGAGTCACTGGTTGACGCTATCCGCCGTGCAACCGACGTGATGATGGCCGGTAAAGTGGCTGTTGTTTGCGGGTATGGCGACGTAGGTAAAGGTTCGGCAGATTCATTACGCAACTCCGGTGTACGTGTTATTGTTACCGAAATTGACCCAATCTGTGCTTTACAGGCTGCAATGGAAGGTTTTGAAGTTAAAAAACTAAGCACTGCCATTACTGAAGCTGATATCGTGGTTACTGCTACAGGCAACAAAAACATTGTTCGCGAGCAGCACTTTCGTGCATTGAAAGATAAAGCTATCGTTTGTAACATAGGTCACTTTGATAATGAAATTGACATGGCCTGGTTAAACGGTACTTATGGCAATACCAAAGTTGAGATTAAACCACAGGTTGATAAATATACCATTGAAGGCAAAGACGTTATTGTGTTAGCCGAAGGCCGTTTGGTTAACTTAGGCTGCGCTACCGGTCACCCAAGCTTTGTAATGAGCAACTCGTTCACCAACCAAACTTTAGCTCAATTAGAGCTTTGGACAAACGGTGCGGCTTACGAAAACAAAGTTTACACCCTGCCAAAACACCTGGACGAAAAAGTAGCCCGCCTGCACCTTGCAAAAATTGGTGTTGAGCTGGAAGTACTTGACCAGGATCAGGCTGAGTACATCGGCGTAACTGTTGAAGGTCCGTTTAAACCGGAGTATTACCGTTATTAA
- a CDS encoding polymer-forming cytoskeletal protein, translating into MAIFSKKDKVALDLQAISTLISEGSVLEGNLKAPAFARIDGLVNGDVIVDEGLILGEKGEVKGNISTKEIFVYGRVMGDINTSSLEIKATGRITGDIKTQNLSVENGGVYNGNLTMQQGEKQKQLQA; encoded by the coding sequence ATGGCTATTTTCTCCAAAAAAGATAAGGTTGCGCTCGATTTGCAGGCAATATCAACACTCATTAGTGAAGGCAGTGTATTAGAAGGCAACCTGAAAGCCCCGGCTTTTGCACGTATTGACGGATTGGTTAACGGTGATGTAATAGTTGATGAGGGCCTGATCCTGGGCGAAAAAGGAGAAGTTAAGGGGAATATAAGTACCAAAGAAATATTTGTTTATGGCAGGGTAATGGGTGATATTAATACCTCTTCCCTTGAAATAAAAGCTACAGGCCGTATAACCGGCGATATTAAAACCCAGAACCTATCCGTTGAAAATGGCGGAGTTTATAACGGCAACCTGACAATGCAGCAGGGGGAGAAGCAAAAGCAGTTGCAGGCATAG
- a CDS encoding peptidoglycan DD-metalloendopeptidase family protein, with product MKPKTSDISTVVIINKNQQHTKSLQIKTKHLNRLKHYAWSIAAVVAALGGLVFYLHRENAAQEAENQQLQAQITKLKGTMPVVKAEVNTQGTAQSYIQSIEVKLKTINEYLKRRGLKGFTVKGTGGDGNREGVKLPDTEAYSLYDDYLKHLTSTIAFTPMGYPRISSFTSFFGYRSDPFDSEHAEFHPGIDFKGNRGDAVKCTASGKVVFAGWAGGYGKCVRIQHINNLETLYGHLSKIEVKVGQEVTVGDNIGKVGSTGHSTGAHLHYEVRKNGKPINPVNFLTLNK from the coding sequence ATGAAACCTAAAACATCTGATATTAGCACTGTTGTTATCATCAACAAAAATCAACAGCATACTAAATCATTACAAATAAAAACCAAGCACCTTAACAGGCTTAAACATTATGCGTGGAGCATAGCAGCTGTTGTTGCGGCACTTGGTGGTTTGGTATTTTACCTGCATCGTGAAAACGCTGCGCAGGAGGCCGAAAACCAGCAGTTACAGGCGCAGATAACTAAACTTAAAGGCACCATGCCGGTGGTTAAAGCAGAGGTAAATACCCAGGGTACTGCCCAGTCGTACATTCAATCTATCGAGGTTAAACTTAAAACTATAAACGAGTATTTGAAAAGGCGCGGCCTTAAAGGTTTTACTGTAAAAGGTACAGGGGGCGATGGCAACAGAGAAGGTGTAAAACTACCCGATACCGAGGCTTACAGCCTGTATGATGACTACCTTAAACATTTAACAAGTACCATTGCGTTTACGCCCATGGGTTACCCGAGGATCAGCTCGTTTACCTCATTTTTTGGTTACAGGAGCGATCCTTTTGATTCGGAGCATGCCGAGTTTCACCCTGGTATTGATTTTAAAGGTAACCGCGGCGATGCAGTAAAATGCACGGCCAGCGGCAAAGTTGTTTTTGCAGGATGGGCCGGTGGTTATGGTAAATGCGTCAGGATTCAGCACATCAACAACCTGGAGACCCTGTACGGCCACCTTTCAAAAATTGAAGTAAAGGTGGGGCAGGAGGTTACAGTTGGCGATAACATAGGTAAGGTGGGATCAACCGGGCATTCAACGGGTGCACACCTGCACTATGAAGTACGTAAAAACGGGAAACCGATTAATCCGGTAAATTTTTTAACCCTGAATAAATAA
- a CDS encoding BrxA/BrxB family bacilliredoxin, with product MYPEYLVAPMREDLTRVGFEELKDADAVKSAIESEGTVFVMVNSVCGCAAANARPAAKIAAANGKHPDKLVTVFAGMEKEAVDTARNYMLPYPPSSPAMALFKDGKLVHMIERYQIEGRPAQMIADNLIDAFEQYC from the coding sequence ATGTATCCGGAATATTTAGTGGCCCCGATGCGGGAAGATCTGACCAGGGTTGGTTTTGAAGAATTAAAAGATGCCGATGCTGTAAAAAGCGCTATTGAAAGCGAAGGTACAGTATTTGTAATGGTTAACTCGGTATGTGGCTGTGCTGCGGCAAACGCACGCCCGGCTGCTAAAATTGCCGCTGCAAACGGCAAACATCCTGATAAGCTGGTAACCGTTTTTGCAGGCATGGAAAAAGAAGCTGTTGATACTGCGCGTAATTATATGCTGCCTTACCCGCCATCATCACCTGCTATGGCACTGTTTAAAGATGGTAAACTGGTGCATATGATTGAGCGCTACCAGATAGAAGGCCGCCCGGCACAAATGATTGCCGACAACCTGATTGACGCATTTGAACAATACTGCTAA
- the purD gene encoding phosphoribosylamine--glycine ligase, translating into MNILILGSGGRESAFAWKIAQSAHCEKLFIAPGNAGTTQYGTNVNIKVTDFEGIKALVLKEDINLVLVGPEEPLVKGVHDFFLADEQLKNIPVVGPQQEGAQLEGSKDFSKQFMEKHNIPTAAYKTFTKDTLQDGLTYLATAGLPVVLKADGLAAGKGVLICLTLEEAQTELTAMLADAKFGEASSRVVVEQFLTGIELSVFVMTDGNSYKILPEAKDYKRIGEGDTGLNTGGMGSISPVPFADAAYMKKVEDRVIIPTIEGLKKDGVPYKGFIFIGLMNSNGEPWVIEYNCRMGDPETESVMRRIDSDFVDLLSGVAEGNLNEKEIIISPKTAATVVMVAGGYPGEYLKNKVITGTENVRDSIVFHAGTAMNGNDVITTGGRVLAITTVQDDIFSALQQATADASRIYYDGMYFRKDIGFDLL; encoded by the coding sequence ATGAACATCCTGATTCTTGGTTCGGGCGGAAGGGAAAGTGCCTTCGCCTGGAAAATAGCCCAAAGCGCTCATTGCGAAAAACTTTTTATTGCCCCCGGCAATGCCGGTACCACCCAGTACGGTACAAACGTAAATATTAAGGTTACCGATTTTGAAGGCATTAAAGCGCTTGTTTTAAAAGAGGATATCAACCTGGTATTGGTTGGCCCCGAAGAGCCGCTGGTAAAGGGCGTTCATGATTTTTTCCTGGCCGACGAGCAATTGAAAAATATCCCGGTTGTCGGTCCGCAGCAGGAAGGTGCCCAGTTAGAGGGCAGTAAAGATTTCTCCAAACAGTTTATGGAGAAGCATAATATCCCAACTGCTGCTTACAAAACTTTCACCAAAGATACCCTGCAGGATGGCCTTACTTATTTAGCTACAGCCGGCTTACCGGTGGTGCTGAAAGCCGACGGACTCGCAGCCGGCAAAGGCGTACTGATCTGCCTTACTTTAGAGGAAGCACAAACCGAGCTTACCGCCATGCTGGCCGATGCCAAATTTGGCGAAGCAAGCTCTCGCGTAGTTGTTGAGCAATTTTTAACAGGCATTGAGCTATCGGTTTTTGTAATGACCGATGGTAACAGCTATAAAATTTTACCTGAAGCAAAAGATTATAAACGTATTGGCGAGGGTGATACAGGTTTAAATACCGGTGGTATGGGTTCAATATCTCCGGTACCATTTGCCGATGCTGCTTATATGAAAAAGGTAGAGGACCGCGTAATTATCCCTACTATTGAAGGCTTAAAGAAAGATGGCGTCCCTTATAAAGGCTTCATTTTTATTGGCCTGATGAACAGCAACGGCGAGCCATGGGTAATTGAATACAACTGCCGCATGGGCGACCCTGAAACGGAAAGCGTAATGCGCCGCATAGATTCAGACTTTGTTGATCTGCTGTCAGGCGTTGCCGAAGGGAACCTGAACGAAAAAGAAATCATCATCAGCCCTAAAACTGCCGCCACTGTAGTAATGGTGGCCGGCGGATATCCCGGTGAATACCTGAAGAATAAAGTGATCACCGGTACCGAAAACGTGCGCGATTCTATCGTGTTCCACGCAGGTACTGCTATGAATGGCAATGACGTAATAACTACAGGCGGACGTGTGCTGGCTATCACCACCGTACAGGATGATATATTCAGCGCCCTGCAACAGGCTACTGCCGATGCAAGCCGGATTTATTATGACGGTATGTATTTTAGGAAAGATATAGGATTTGATTTGCTTTAA
- a CDS encoding IS3 family transposase produces MKDMYTRISLVRLCRLLGITRQAYYQHFWQQEASGIEDTLILQEVVSIRQDHRAMGGRKLYEKLHPFLLDHGIKMGRDALFDLLSANGLLVKKRRRRHVTTWSGHRFNRWPNIIRSLEVVRPNQLWVSDITYWKVKEEHLYISLITDAYSHKVVGYHLADTLETIETIQALKMALKDLPEQLPEALIHHSDRGVQYCTESYVKLLQDRYIKISMTENGDPLENAVAERMNGILKEEYLKHHRPENKQQAKQLLDRAIELYNKHRPHFSIGLLTPQHVHDKSLLPQKLWKNYYRKNTNIVNVSQDITTLVNT; encoded by the coding sequence ATGAAAGACATGTATACAAGGATCAGCCTTGTACGATTATGTCGGTTACTTGGTATTACCCGTCAGGCCTATTATCAGCACTTTTGGCAACAAGAAGCATCTGGAATAGAGGATACACTTATATTGCAGGAGGTTGTCAGCATTCGCCAAGACCACCGGGCAATGGGTGGCAGGAAGCTTTATGAAAAGCTGCACCCTTTTTTGCTTGATCATGGCATTAAAATGGGACGGGATGCACTGTTCGACCTGTTGTCAGCTAATGGACTGTTAGTAAAGAAACGCCGCAGGCGGCATGTGACGACCTGGTCGGGTCACCGGTTCAACAGATGGCCGAATATCATACGCAGCCTGGAGGTCGTCAGGCCTAACCAACTGTGGGTAAGCGATATCACCTACTGGAAAGTAAAAGAAGAACATTTGTACATCAGTTTGATAACGGACGCTTATTCGCACAAAGTAGTTGGCTATCATTTGGCTGATACCTTAGAAACGATCGAAACGATACAGGCCTTGAAAATGGCTTTAAAAGACCTGCCTGAACAATTGCCGGAGGCACTTATACATCACTCGGACCGGGGAGTGCAATATTGCACAGAAAGCTATGTAAAGCTATTACAGGACAGATACATCAAGATCAGTATGACCGAGAACGGTGACCCATTAGAGAATGCCGTTGCTGAACGAATGAACGGCATTCTTAAAGAAGAATATCTTAAGCATCACCGGCCTGAGAATAAGCAACAAGCAAAACAATTACTGGATAGAGCTATCGAGTTGTATAACAAACACCGGCCACACTTCAGTATCGGTCTGCTAACGCCCCAACATGTGCATGATAAAAGCTTGCTACCTCAAAAATTGTGGAAGAACTATTATCGCAAAAACACTAACATTGTAAACGTATCACAGGACATCACTACACTTGTAAATACATAA
- the ispG gene encoding (E)-4-hydroxy-3-methylbut-2-enyl-diphosphate synthase encodes MNTDAVKVLPGRYCNSLTEYSRFVTREVNIGDVPMGGNNPIRIQSMTTTDTMDTIGTVEQSIRMVDAGCEYVRITAPSIKEAQNLAEIKKQLRARGYTVPLVADIHFTPNAAEVAARIVEKVRVNPGNYADKKKFDQIDYTHLEYQGELERIFQKFTPLVKVCKEYGTAMRIGTNHGSLSDRIMSRYGDTPQGMVESAMEFMRMCEQLNFYNLVISMKSSNPQVMVQAYRLLVETMVAEGMNYPLHLGVTEAGDGEDGRIKSAVGIGTLLEDGLGDTVRVSLTEEPEAEAPVAIELVKRYTQRRSLTPNPSLGERDLIENVSPTGGDLEGTHSPYSYKKRETYEANAFIGGHLVPRVVVDLSKKNLKDPAVLNEAGYLYAPLLDKYNMAEQSVDFVYLADELPSFTLPGNLKQLYSYSTWLKLTDKTNCHPVFTLQEYIGDVDRSSKLNLVRLKPVDIDSDAFGSIQLDNSLVLVLETDALHGMAEQRSFFFKMEELGLDVPVIVKRSYGSLTPNPSPGERGFEEKVSPTGGDLEGATTLLQLYASTDLGALLVDGFGDGIWIDAPELPTNVITSTAFGILQATRSRISKTEYISCPSCGRTLFDLMVTTQMIRSRTSHLKGLKIGIMGCIVNGPGEMADADYGYVGSGTDKITLYRGKEAVKKNISSANALDELINIIKGDGNWIDAVQE; translated from the coding sequence ATGAATACTGATGCTGTTAAAGTGCTGCCCGGCCGTTATTGTAATTCGTTAACCGAATATTCACGCTTTGTTACCCGCGAGGTTAATATTGGCGATGTGCCTATGGGCGGGAATAATCCAATCCGCATACAAAGCATGACCACTACCGACACCATGGATACCATTGGTACGGTTGAGCAGTCCATCCGCATGGTTGATGCCGGTTGCGAGTATGTGCGCATTACAGCGCCAAGCATCAAGGAGGCCCAGAACCTGGCCGAAATTAAAAAGCAACTTCGAGCACGTGGTTATACCGTGCCGCTGGTTGCCGATATCCACTTTACCCCAAACGCCGCCGAGGTGGCTGCCCGTATAGTTGAAAAAGTGCGTGTAAACCCCGGCAATTATGCCGATAAAAAGAAATTCGACCAGATAGACTATACCCACCTGGAATACCAGGGTGAACTGGAACGCATTTTTCAGAAATTTACCCCCCTTGTAAAAGTTTGTAAAGAGTATGGCACGGCTATGCGTATAGGCACCAATCACGGTTCGCTGAGTGACAGGATCATGAGCCGTTACGGCGATACCCCGCAGGGCATGGTTGAATCGGCTATGGAATTTATGCGGATGTGCGAGCAGTTGAATTTTTATAACCTCGTGATCTCCATGAAATCGAGCAATCCGCAGGTGATGGTGCAGGCTTACCGTTTGCTGGTGGAAACCATGGTTGCTGAAGGGATGAACTACCCGCTGCATTTAGGTGTAACCGAAGCCGGCGACGGTGAAGACGGGCGCATCAAATCTGCCGTAGGTATTGGTACATTATTGGAGGATGGCCTTGGCGATACCGTGCGTGTATCCCTTACCGAAGAACCCGAAGCCGAAGCTCCTGTTGCTATTGAGCTGGTGAAGCGCTATACACAGCGGAGAAGCCTCACCCCAAACCCCTCTTTGGGGGAGAGGGACTTAATAGAAAATGTCTCTCCAACCGGGGGAGATTTAGAGGGGACTCATTCGCCTTATTCATATAAAAAACGCGAAACCTACGAGGCCAATGCCTTTATCGGCGGGCATTTGGTGCCGAGGGTGGTTGTCGATCTGTCAAAAAAGAACCTCAAAGATCCGGCGGTATTGAACGAGGCTGGCTACCTGTACGCGCCGCTGCTGGATAAATATAACATGGCCGAGCAATCGGTTGATTTTGTTTACCTGGCGGATGAATTACCTTCATTTACTTTACCGGGCAACTTAAAACAGTTGTATAGCTATAGTACCTGGCTTAAACTGACCGATAAAACCAACTGCCATCCGGTATTTACTTTGCAGGAATACATCGGCGATGTTGATCGTTCGTCAAAACTAAACCTGGTGCGTTTAAAACCTGTTGATATTGATTCGGATGCATTCGGATCTATTCAGCTGGATAATTCGCTGGTACTGGTACTCGAAACGGATGCATTACACGGTATGGCCGAGCAGCGTTCTTTCTTCTTTAAAATGGAAGAACTGGGGCTTGATGTGCCGGTGATTGTTAAGAGAAGCTACGGCAGCCTCACCCCAAACCCCTCTCCGGGGGAGAGGGGCTTTGAAGAAAAAGTCTCCCCAACCGGGGGAGATTTAGAGGGGGCTACTACCTTACTACAACTCTACGCCTCTACCGATCTTGGCGCATTATTAGTTGACGGTTTTGGTGATGGCATCTGGATTGATGCACCTGAGCTACCTACAAATGTTATTACCTCTACCGCTTTTGGTATTTTGCAGGCTACGCGCTCACGCATTTCCAAAACAGAATATATTTCCTGCCCAAGCTGCGGGCGTACTTTGTTCGACCTGATGGTTACCACCCAGATGATCAGGAGCCGTACCAGTCACCTTAAAGGTTTGAAGATTGGTATCATGGGCTGTATCGTAAATGGCCCCGGCGAAATGGCCGATGCCGATTATGGGTATGTAGGCTCAGGAACAGATAAAATTACCCTTTACCGTGGTAAAGAAGCTGTGAAGAAAAATATCAGCTCGGCCAATGCACTTGATGAATTGATCAATATCATTAAAGGCGATGGTAATTGGATTGATGCCGTGCAGGAGTAA
- a CDS encoding type II toxin-antitoxin system RelE/ParE family toxin, whose amino-acid sequence MIRELIFRAEAEKDLEDIQDYYNEILPTITDKFFKEFFETMQFIENTPQLFQVRYRGIRIAPLYRFPYGIHYKESKSKITIYRVLHTKRYFK is encoded by the coding sequence ATGATCAGGGAGCTTATTTTCAGGGCTGAAGCTGAAAAAGATTTGGAAGATATTCAGGATTATTACAACGAAATTCTTCCTACTATCACTGACAAGTTCTTTAAAGAGTTTTTCGAAACGATGCAATTCATCGAAAATACGCCTCAGCTATTTCAAGTAAGATACAGGGGAATCAGAATAGCGCCATTATATCGTTTCCCTTACGGGATACATTACAAAGAAAGCAAGAGCAAGATCACAATTTACCGGGTGCTACACACCAAACGATATTTTAAGTAA
- a CDS encoding RDD family protein, producing MSESYILVINGKPEGPFTIPELKARGIKPGDFVKTDDMVDYKEAQEIAELRELFGFARPKLLMQYYGSFDQRWLASALDWFILFGVFVLLAAMAVFLFITDKQARIYTSIGIVVFTPIGKFIYHVVMESSVKQATYGKQMLKIKVVDMDGNRITVARAIGRNLAKIFSVLTFFIGYLIAFFNKQQQCLHDMIAGTLVIKERLV from the coding sequence ATGTCCGAATCCTACATATTAGTCATCAACGGTAAACCCGAAGGGCCTTTTACCATTCCGGAGCTCAAAGCCCGCGGCATTAAACCCGGTGATTTTGTTAAAACTGACGATATGGTGGATTATAAAGAGGCCCAGGAAATTGCCGAACTACGGGAACTGTTTGGCTTTGCACGCCCTAAACTGCTCATGCAATATTACGGCAGCTTTGATCAGCGCTGGCTGGCTTCGGCGCTGGATTGGTTTATCCTGTTTGGTGTGTTCGTTTTACTTGCGGCAATGGCAGTGTTCCTGTTCATTACGGATAAGCAGGCGCGCATATATACTTCTATCGGCATTGTTGTTTTTACGCCTATTGGCAAATTTATTTATCATGTGGTAATGGAAAGCTCAGTTAAGCAGGCCACTTATGGTAAGCAAATGCTCAAAATAAAAGTGGTTGATATGGACGGCAACCGGATCACTGTTGCCAGAGCCATAGGCCGAAACCTGGCTAAAATATTTTCGGTATTAACTTTTTTTATCGGCTACCTGATAGCGTTTTTTAATAAGCAGCAGCAGTGTTTACATGATATGATTGCGGGGACTTTGGTGATTAAGGAGAGGTTGGTGTGA